In the genome of Ensifer sp. WSM1721, the window ATCCAGGCGAACCCCGTCGAAGGCGTGGCGCTGCTCGTCGAGTCCGAAGGCGGCGGCCAGCGCGCACTGATGGTGGATGCCATCCAGGGCCAGCGCCAGGTGGTGATCAAGAGCCTCGAGGCGAACTACACGCATGTGCCGGGCATCGCGGCCGCGACCATTCTCGGCGACGGGCGTGTGGCGCTCATTCTCGACGTCGATGCCATCGTCGCCGCATCGCGCGGCCAATCCTTGAAACCTGAAATGTCACTTGCTGCAGCCGGATAATACCTATGACCTATGCCGCAAAAAATCTGACGACTGGCGGACGGGAGCTGATCGCTTTCCGCGTCGGCGACCAGGAATTCTGCGTCAACATCATGTCAGTCCGCGAAATTCGCGGCTGGACGCCGGCAACTCCCATGCCGCACGCGCCCGTCTATGTGCTCGGCGTCATCAATCTGCGCGGCGCCGTGCTGCCGATCATCGATTTCTCTGCTCGCCTCGGCATGAAACCTGCCGAGCCGACGGTCCGGCATGTGATCATCGTCGCTCAGGTGAAGAGCCAGGTAGTCGGACTCCTGGTCGACGCCGTTTCCGATATCCTAACAGTCTCCGATAGCGACATTCAGCCGACCCCGGACATCGCCTCCGATTTCGAAAGAAGTTTCGCGCGCGGCGTGCTGGCGATCGAGGGGCGGATGATTTGCCTCGTCGAACTCGACTCCGTGTTTCCTCACGAAGAAAGGGATGCGGCATGAGAGCCCAGGCCAACGTCGAGCAAAGATTGTCCCCGGACGAATGTCTTGCGAGCGGCGAATATCCGCTCACGCGTCGCGACCTCAACGAGATCGCGGCGATGATCTATGCGGATGCCGGTATCTTTCTCAACGAGTCGAAGGCATCGCTCGTCTATTCGCGGCTCTCGAAACATATCCGCAATCTCGGGCTCAGGGGCTTCCGCGACTATTGCCAGCTCGTCGCTTCACCGGCGGGTGCCGCTGCCCGCCGCGACATGCTCTCGCATCTGACGACGAATTTCACCCGCTTCTTCCGCGAGAACCATCATTTCGAGCATCTGAAGACGGAGGTTCTGCCGGATCTGGTCACGCGCGCGAAAAATGGTGGCCGGGTGCGCATCTGGTCGGCGGCCTGTTCGGACGGCCAGGAGCCCTATTCGATCGCGCTGACGGTGTTGTCGCTGTTGCCGAATGCGGCCGACTACGATTTCCGTATTCTCGCAACCGACATCGACCCGAAGATCCTCGCGCTTGCGCGCGCCGGCGCCTATGACGCGACCGCGCTCGAAACGGTCAACCCCGCCATGCGCAAGCAATGGTTCGACGAGGTCGAGGTCGCCGGTCGCCGCAAGTGGCAGGTCGATGAGCGCGTCAAGCGGCTGATCACCTTCAACGAGCTCAATCTCATGGCGCAATGGCCGCTCAAGGGACCATTCGACGTCATCTTCTGCCGCAACGTGGTGATCTATTTCGACGAGCCGACGCAGATGAAGATCTGGTCGCGCTTTGCCGGCGTGCTCGACACCGGCGGGCATCTTTATATTGGCCATTCGGAGCGCGTGTCGGGGGATGCCAAGGCGCTCTTCGACAATATCGGCATAACCACCTATCGCCATACCGGCAAGTTCCAGGGAGGTCGGGCATGAGTGCTCCCGCACGTGTTCTCGTCGTCGATGACTCGGCCACCATGCGCGGCCTGATCTCGGCCGT includes:
- a CDS encoding chemotaxis protein CheW — protein: MTYAAKNLTTGGRELIAFRVGDQEFCVNIMSVREIRGWTPATPMPHAPVYVLGVINLRGAVLPIIDFSARLGMKPAEPTVRHVIIVAQVKSQVVGLLVDAVSDILTVSDSDIQPTPDIASDFERSFARGVLAIEGRMICLVELDSVFPHEERDAA
- the cheR gene encoding protein-glutamate O-methyltransferase CheR, encoding MRAQANVEQRLSPDECLASGEYPLTRRDLNEIAAMIYADAGIFLNESKASLVYSRLSKHIRNLGLRGFRDYCQLVASPAGAAARRDMLSHLTTNFTRFFRENHHFEHLKTEVLPDLVTRAKNGGRVRIWSAACSDGQEPYSIALTVLSLLPNAADYDFRILATDIDPKILALARAGAYDATALETVNPAMRKQWFDEVEVAGRRKWQVDERVKRLITFNELNLMAQWPLKGPFDVIFCRNVVIYFDEPTQMKIWSRFAGVLDTGGHLYIGHSERVSGDAKALFDNIGITTYRHTGKFQGGRA